The Chryseobacterium suipulveris genome window below encodes:
- a CDS encoding toxin-antitoxin system HicB family antitoxin, translating into MIKEKKLTSIRIDKNLYLRLQMAAKRENRSLNNFIETALYESVSYEPNEETIAAMEEVQEMIKNGTGKPIKNIREFLEMMRDEDGEEV; encoded by the coding sequence ATGATTAAGGAGAAAAAACTGACGTCCATTAGAATTGACAAAAATCTTTATCTAAGATTGCAAATGGCGGCTAAGAGAGAAAACAGAAGTCTAAATAATTTTATCGAGACCGCCCTCTATGAAAGTGTTTCTTATGAACCGAACGAAGAAACCATTGCCGCGATGGAAGAAGTGCAGGAAATGATTAAAAACGGGACGGGAAAACCAATAAAAAATATCCGTGAATTTCTTGAAATGATGAGGGACGAAGATGGAGAAGAAGTATAA
- a CDS encoding toxin-antitoxin system YwqK family antitoxin gives MKSSRFNKYVIDEKGNQKRNGMWIENSSSNNGELQEKGKYRNGEKVGLWKTSFEGKIYQKERFLKDYSKVKVYYPNGVLMQQGKTQTDVSEKERHWFYQGEWKFYDKNGKYIYSKFYDKGNKVDSAFVKNRRSSNIF, from the coding sequence GTGAAAAGTTCAAGATTTAATAAATATGTTATCGATGAAAAAGGGAATCAGAAAAGAAACGGAATGTGGATAGAAAATTCATCGTCAAACAATGGTGAGCTGCAGGAAAAAGGAAAATACAGGAATGGCGAAAAAGTTGGGTTGTGGAAAACTTCTTTTGAAGGAAAAATTTATCAAAAGGAACGTTTTTTAAAAGATTATTCCAAAGTAAAAGTGTATTATCCGAATGGCGTTTTGATGCAACAAGGTAAAACGCAAACGGACGTTTCCGAAAAAGAGAGACATTGGTTTTATCAAGGAGAATGGAAGTTTTATGATAAAAACGGGAAGTACATCTACTCGAAATTTTACGATAAGGGAAACAAAGTGGATAGTGCTTTTGTAAAAAATCGCAGAAGTTCAAACATCTTCTGA
- a CDS encoding M56 family metallopeptidase, with product MHSIFSIENILIATYFIVSAILLLRFSWNLISINREIKRGEKQIINGKIIILKTEPTTPHSFLKYIFLNKADFKNGKIDPKIIVHESAHIQQFHSFDILLIEFLLVAFWFNPAFYFYKKAILTNHEFLADEEVLKNNPDFYGYKKLLLNELATEKLIFSNQFNLNNTKKRFIMMTKKPTSVSKLKKYLILPVSAILFFTFVEKIPAQKSVESSATKPVEKFDSAVPESREIQTTHERKTVETVESNKKSAVTIPIQTDTIKKKTKIVKKEEKSLIPTTSIAESYETKPLFPDGTNAFRMIINKNFDTSIFSDIQGLIKTEVTLTIDDSGNVTNITAEGNNEIFNKEAKRTFAESTKDVKFIPATKDGKNVASSFKMPLTMVFSK from the coding sequence ATGCATTCGATTTTTAGCATTGAAAACATCTTGATTGCGACTTATTTCATCGTCTCAGCCATTTTGCTATTAAGGTTTTCGTGGAATTTAATTTCTATCAACCGCGAAATAAAAAGAGGTGAAAAGCAAATCATTAACGGTAAAATAATTATCCTAAAAACCGAACCAACGACTCCTCACAGTTTTTTGAAATATATTTTCCTGAACAAAGCGGATTTTAAAAATGGAAAAATTGACCCAAAAATTATTGTTCACGAATCGGCTCATATTCAGCAGTTCCACAGTTTTGATATCTTATTGATCGAGTTTCTGCTGGTTGCTTTTTGGTTCAATCCTGCATTTTATTTTTATAAAAAAGCCATTCTCACTAATCACGAATTTTTAGCTGATGAAGAGGTTCTGAAAAACAATCCAGATTTCTACGGATACAAAAAATTACTGTTAAACGAACTTGCAACCGAAAAACTCATCTTTTCCAACCAATTCAATTTAAATAACACCAAAAAGAGATTTATTATGATGACCAAAAAACCAACCTCAGTTTCGAAACTTAAAAAGTATTTGATTTTGCCAGTTTCTGCAATTTTGTTTTTCACTTTCGTGGAGAAAATTCCTGCACAGAAAAGTGTCGAATCTTCTGCAACAAAACCTGTCGAGAAATTTGATAGCGCAGTTCCTGAATCAAGAGAAATCCAAACAACTCATGAAAGAAAAACAGTTGAAACCGTTGAAAGCAACAAAAAATCTGCGGTGACAATTCCTATTCAAACGGACACAATTAAGAAAAAAACCAAAATTGTGAAAAAAGAAGAAAAATCCTTAATTCCCACAACTTCAATTGCTGAAAGCTACGAAACCAAACCTTTATTTCCTGATGGAACAAATGCTTTCAGAATGATTATCAATAAAAATTTTGACACGAGTATTTTTAGCGACATTCAAGGATTAATAAAAACCGAAGTAACATTAACAATTGATGATTCGGGAAATGTTACCAACATCACTGCCGAAGGAAACAATGAAATATTCAATAAGGAAGCGAAAAGAACTTTTGCAGAATCCACGAAAGATGTGAAATTTATTCCCGCAACGAAAGATGGAAAAAATGTTGCGAGTTCCTTTAAAATGCCATTGACCATGGTCTTTAGCAAATAA
- a CDS encoding BlaI/MecI/CopY family transcriptional regulator encodes MNQKLTDAEKELMDILWEKEKAFMKDLIDAFPEQKPATTTIATLLKRMQNKNLVGYKTFGNSREYFPKIEKGKYFTGEMKGLIDKFFNNSVTQFASFFTANAKLSQKELEEIKKIIESELDKKQK; translated from the coding sequence ATGAATCAAAAATTGACCGACGCCGAAAAAGAATTAATGGATATTTTGTGGGAAAAGGAAAAAGCTTTTATGAAAGATTTAATCGATGCTTTTCCTGAACAAAAACCTGCTACAACCACCATCGCGACACTGCTGAAAAGAATGCAGAACAAAAATCTGGTGGGTTACAAAACTTTCGGAAATTCCCGAGAATACTTCCCCAAAATTGAAAAGGGAAAATATTTCACGGGAGAAATGAAAGGACTGATCGACAAATTCTTCAACAATTCCGTGACGCAGTTTGCCTCCTTTTTTACGGCAAATGCAAAACTTTCACAAAAAGAATTGGAAGAGATTAAGAAAATAATTGAGTCCGAACTCGACAAAAAACAGAAATAA
- a CDS encoding PA0069 family radical SAM protein, with protein sequence MKPQTPYKGQGAVRNEINRFDRYTYEPDEEDFLKVKTSFTEVFPKTIVNPVKSPDLSMEYSLNPYQGCEHGCSYCFARPTHEYWGFSAGTDFERKIMVKKNAPELLEKFFKKRGYVPKTIVMSGNTDPYQPIERELEITRNLLKVFLDYRHPVSFITKNALILRDLDFLVKLRELNLVSVNLSIPTINEDLRRIMEPRTSSVKNKLKAIEVLSQNDIPVNVMVAPVIPALNSDEGLNIYKTVSELGAKSAHHVLIRLNDTVEPVFVNWLNNHFPDRAQKVLNLIRSMRGGNLGEKRYFERYKGEGNVAEMIHDTYRLARKKYFADKRIDPLSTEHFTGTKEHQLRLF encoded by the coding sequence ATCAAACCTCAAACCCCATACAAAGGTCAAGGCGCAGTTCGGAACGAGATCAATCGTTTCGACAGATATACCTATGAGCCAGACGAAGAGGATTTTTTGAAAGTGAAAACTTCCTTCACTGAAGTCTTTCCCAAAACAATCGTGAATCCCGTGAAAAGTCCGGACTTGTCGATGGAATACTCGCTGAATCCATATCAAGGTTGCGAACACGGCTGTTCGTACTGTTTTGCAAGACCCACCCACGAATATTGGGGATTTTCTGCGGGCACCGATTTCGAAAGGAAGATTATGGTCAAGAAAAATGCTCCAGAACTGTTGGAAAAGTTTTTCAAGAAACGTGGCTATGTTCCAAAAACTATAGTGATGTCGGGAAATACTGATCCTTATCAGCCGATAGAACGCGAACTGGAAATCACGCGAAACCTTTTGAAAGTTTTTCTCGATTATCGGCATCCGGTTTCGTTTATTACTAAAAACGCTCTGATTCTGAGGGATTTGGATTTTCTGGTCAAACTTCGGGAATTAAATTTGGTGAGTGTGAACTTGAGTATTCCCACCATTAACGAAGATTTGCGGCGCATAATGGAACCACGAACTTCATCAGTAAAAAATAAGCTGAAAGCAATCGAAGTTCTTTCCCAGAACGATATTCCGGTGAATGTGATGGTCGCTCCCGTAATTCCTGCGCTCAATTCTGATGAGGGCTTAAACATTTACAAAACCGTTTCCGAATTGGGAGCGAAAAGCGCACACCACGTTCTGATCCGTTTAAACGATACGGTTGAACCTGTTTTTGTCAACTGGCTGAATAACCATTTTCCGGATCGGGCGCAAAAAGTCTTGAACTTAATCCGCTCGATGCGTGGTGGAAATCTCGGCGAGAAGAGATATTTCGAAAGATACAAAGGTGAGGGAAATGTCGCGGAAATGATTCACGACACCTACCGTTTGGCGAGGAAGAAATATTTTGCTGACAAAAGAATCGACCCACTTTCGACGGAACATTTTACCGGAACAAAGGAGCATCAACTGAGATTGTTCTGA
- a CDS encoding class I SAM-dependent methyltransferase, with protein sequence MKKEDIAEFYDEYVQRQLAIGANERLISLYKRLIAIGLNSSSRILELGCGVGIFTKLLSKKITSGLIEAVDLSEKSVAVAKNELKNKKNIHLDVADVVKYHAKNSRFDFITLMDVIEHIPIDQHDELFGNLAKIADDKTRIAVNIPNPQYIEYARINHPESLQVIDQEVHLFPLIQIFEKHGLELVFFEKYGIWEEEDYHFMVIRKKRKFELKHLADQRTVSEKISKKISTKIDELKYR encoded by the coding sequence ATGAAAAAAGAGGATATTGCCGAATTTTATGACGAGTACGTACAAAGGCAGCTTGCAATTGGCGCCAATGAGCGGCTGATTTCTTTGTACAAAAGATTGATCGCTATAGGTTTGAACAGCTCTTCAAGGATTTTGGAACTTGGTTGCGGAGTGGGAATTTTCACCAAACTCTTAAGCAAGAAAATTACCTCTGGCTTAATCGAAGCGGTGGATTTGAGCGAGAAAAGTGTTGCCGTGGCCAAAAACGAACTGAAAAACAAAAAAAATATTCACCTCGACGTAGCCGATGTAGTCAAATATCACGCTAAAAATTCCCGATTCGATTTCATTACTTTAATGGATGTGATCGAACATATTCCTATCGACCAACACGATGAACTCTTTGGAAATTTGGCAAAGATTGCAGATGACAAAACAAGAATCGCCGTCAACATTCCAAACCCACAATACATTGAGTACGCGAGAATTAACCATCCTGAAAGTTTGCAGGTCATCGATCAGGAGGTGCATCTTTTTCCGCTGATTCAGATTTTCGAAAAACACGGATTAGAATTGGTTTTTTTCGAAAAATACGGGATTTGGGAAGAAGAGGATTACCATTTTATGGTCATCAGAAAAAAAAGAAAATTTGAACTGAAGCATCTTGCTGACCAAAGAACGGTTTCCGAAAAAATCTCGAAGAAAATCAGCACCAAAATTGACGAATTAAAATACAGATAG
- the mutL gene encoding DNA mismatch repair endonuclease MutL yields the protein MSDIIKLLPDHVANQIAAGEVVQRPASIVKELMENSVDAGATKIELIIRDAGKNLIQVVDNGIGMSETDARMAFERHATSKINSTEDIFRISTKGFRGEALASIAAVAQVELKTKAKDAKTGTNIYIEGGGLQFQEPIQTAEGSNFLVKNLFYNVPARRKFLKNNNVEFRHIIDEFQRVALAHEHLDFELFHNDDIIFRLRKSNLLQRIVEIFGRKLQPILVPIKEDLGWIKLNGFVAKPEGAKKVRGEQFFFVNGRFFRSAYFNKAVQDAFEGLLLPGYIPTFFLFLELDPEKVDVNIHPQKTEVKFEDENLIYALIRSTIKKSLGIYNVAPSLDFDRDASIDAFVHQKPTGGTFKAPEISVDRNYNPFKEEAASAGEKIAMTEIYQQNIPAEPSKINLFEDEDFDEDLMRLPNGYWLFNKSGKTLMLDLGRMHRLVVSERNAKKKISNERHTLLFSLEYHMNEIEKNKFRSIKKFLPELGFEMVIANDNVLRIDAVPIGLKETQVMKFMENLFEILEYKTEDEFMNFYRNQWNKMQSKSRFDFIYKIDAEQVIRDFTVLGFPEYLPDGKRCFTELPLEELKNKF from the coding sequence ATGTCGGACATCATCAAGCTTTTGCCGGATCATGTAGCCAACCAAATCGCCGCCGGTGAAGTGGTTCAGAGACCTGCGTCCATCGTAAAGGAACTGATGGAAAACTCCGTAGATGCAGGTGCCACCAAAATCGAGCTCATCATCCGTGATGCGGGAAAAAACCTGATCCAAGTGGTTGACAACGGAATTGGGATGAGCGAAACCGATGCGAGAATGGCTTTCGAAAGACATGCCACCTCCAAAATAAATTCCACAGAAGATATTTTCAGAATTTCGACCAAAGGTTTCCGAGGCGAAGCTTTGGCGTCCATCGCGGCAGTTGCACAGGTTGAACTGAAGACGAAAGCAAAAGACGCAAAAACTGGCACCAACATCTACATTGAAGGTGGCGGATTGCAGTTTCAGGAACCGATTCAAACTGCGGAAGGTTCAAACTTTCTCGTGAAAAATTTGTTTTACAACGTCCCTGCAAGAAGAAAATTTCTGAAGAACAACAATGTGGAATTCCGCCATATCATTGATGAATTCCAAAGAGTTGCATTGGCTCACGAACATCTGGATTTCGAGCTGTTCCACAACGACGATATCATTTTCCGTTTAAGGAAATCGAACCTACTACAAAGGATTGTCGAAATTTTCGGCAGAAAACTTCAGCCGATTTTGGTTCCGATCAAAGAAGATTTGGGTTGGATTAAACTCAATGGTTTTGTAGCAAAACCGGAAGGTGCGAAGAAAGTTCGTGGTGAACAGTTTTTCTTTGTTAATGGTAGATTTTTCAGAAGCGCTTATTTCAATAAAGCGGTTCAGGATGCGTTCGAAGGACTTCTTTTACCTGGTTATATTCCGACGTTTTTCCTTTTCCTGGAGCTGGATCCCGAGAAAGTCGATGTAAATATTCATCCCCAAAAAACTGAGGTAAAGTTCGAAGATGAAAATCTGATTTACGCGCTGATCCGTTCCACGATCAAAAAATCGCTCGGGATTTATAATGTTGCCCCAAGTCTGGATTTCGACCGCGACGCTTCGATTGACGCTTTTGTACATCAAAAACCAACTGGCGGCACTTTCAAGGCACCCGAAATTTCGGTGGACAGAAACTACAATCCTTTCAAAGAGGAAGCAGCTTCTGCAGGCGAAAAGATTGCAATGACGGAAATCTACCAGCAAAATATTCCAGCCGAACCTTCAAAAATTAACCTTTTCGAAGATGAGGATTTTGATGAGGATTTGATGCGGCTACCGAACGGTTACTGGCTTTTTAATAAAAGTGGAAAAACACTGATGCTCGATCTAGGCAGGATGCACCGATTGGTGGTGAGCGAAAGAAATGCGAAGAAGAAAATCAGCAACGAAAGACATACTTTGCTTTTCTCGCTGGAATACCACATGAACGAAATCGAGAAGAATAAGTTCCGCTCCATCAAGAAGTTTTTGCCGGAACTCGGTTTCGAAATGGTAATTGCAAATGACAATGTTTTGAGGATTGACGCAGTTCCCATAGGTTTAAAGGAAACCCAGGTGATGAAGTTTATGGAGAATCTTTTTGAAATCCTGGAATATAAAACAGAAGACGAGTTCATGAACTTCTACAGAAACCAGTGGAACAAAATGCAAAGCAAATCCCGGTTTGACTTCATTTATAAAATCGATGCCGAACAGGTGATCAGAGATTTCACCGTGCTTGGTTTCCCGGAATATTTACCCGACGGGAAAAGGTGCTTTACCGAACTTCCTTTAGAAGAACTGAAAAATAAATTTTAA
- a CDS encoding rhomboid family intramembrane serine protease — protein sequence MFPKLTPVTRNIVILNVIFYLASNFVYPQLYDIFSVFYIESPFFRVWQIITHMFMHAPMGYGIGLTHILFNMLTLASFGPVLEQVLGERKYIMLYFLSGIGAYLLNCGWNYFEIMQGANVQEIYSIPMMGASGAIFGVVAAFSTMFPDAKLFFMFIPFPIKAKYLLPGIIVISLYLGFSGSMGGIAHFAHIGGAIVGYILAKSWKDNQYRID from the coding sequence ATGTTTCCAAAACTAACGCCGGTTACCCGAAATATTGTCATTCTGAATGTGATTTTCTATTTGGCTTCGAACTTTGTTTATCCGCAGCTTTATGATATTTTTTCGGTTTTCTATATAGAGTCGCCGTTTTTCAGAGTGTGGCAAATCATCACGCATATGTTTATGCACGCACCGATGGGTTACGGAATTGGTTTGACGCACATCCTTTTTAATATGTTGACTTTGGCGAGTTTCGGACCAGTTTTGGAGCAGGTTTTAGGGGAGCGAAAATATATAATGCTTTATTTCTTGAGCGGAATTGGCGCCTATTTGCTGAACTGTGGCTGGAATTACTTTGAGATTATGCAAGGAGCAAACGTGCAGGAAATTTATTCCATCCCGATGATGGGAGCTTCAGGCGCGATTTTCGGAGTGGTCGCTGCATTTTCCACGATGTTTCCTGATGCAAAATTGTTCTTTATGTTTATTCCTTTTCCAATCAAGGCGAAATATCTTTTACCCGGAATTATCGTAATTTCGCTATACCTCGGTTTCAGCGGTTCGATGGGCGGTATTGCCCACTTTGCACATATCGGCGGAGCAATCGTGGGTTATATTTTGGCAAAAAGTTGGAAAGACAACCAGTACAGAATCGATTAA
- a CDS encoding endonuclease/exonuclease/phosphatase family protein produces the protein MKLIRFTLTVAHFFIMIFLLGTLLNAYVPPKTFPYLNLLSLAFPVLMILNLLLLIFWAVSRKKRGLVFLLLSLILINPTRRWVNYSEKSTEKPNLKIVTANIHSVQDGYGEIFSYFKSVDADVVLVQEYRTDFNIPGYPYSQMDHKVVAINSKLKIVSQKILVKTEIGGGLLCDIEVNGKIIRFISVYLHPFMFEKTKLTETPEINTYKPKVKYIVGKLIPTFKIHQNEIAEIRKAIDDSPYPVILAGDFNAVPNSYEYYHLGKNLKDTFMEVGNGSGTSFHDYQFPIRIDYIFCSKSIKPVNYQVDRSVKISDHYPVIAEFKID, from the coding sequence ATGAAGTTAATAAGGTTTACTTTAACGGTTGCTCATTTCTTCATCATGATTTTTCTGTTGGGAACTTTGCTCAACGCGTATGTTCCGCCGAAAACCTTTCCTTATCTGAATTTGCTTTCGCTGGCTTTTCCGGTTTTAATGATTCTCAACTTGCTGCTTCTTATTTTTTGGGCAGTTTCGCGAAAAAAAAGAGGATTGGTTTTTTTACTGTTGTCCTTAATATTGATTAATCCTACGAGGAGATGGGTGAACTACAGTGAAAAATCTACAGAGAAACCAAATTTGAAAATTGTCACTGCCAATATTCATAGTGTTCAGGACGGATATGGAGAAATTTTTTCTTATTTTAAATCGGTAGACGCAGATGTAGTTCTCGTGCAGGAATACAGAACGGACTTCAATATACCGGGTTATCCCTACTCTCAAATGGATCACAAAGTTGTTGCAATAAACTCAAAGTTAAAGATTGTAAGCCAAAAAATTCTTGTGAAAACCGAGATCGGCGGTGGACTTTTGTGTGATATTGAAGTGAATGGAAAAATAATAAGGTTCATATCTGTATATCTTCATCCGTTCATGTTTGAGAAAACTAAACTCACGGAAACACCAGAAATCAACACCTATAAACCAAAGGTTAAATACATTGTCGGCAAATTGATCCCAACCTTTAAAATCCATCAAAATGAAATTGCGGAAATTCGAAAGGCCATCGACGATTCTCCGTATCCCGTGATTTTAGCTGGAGACTTTAATGCTGTCCCGAATTCTTATGAGTATTACCATTTGGGTAAAAACCTAAAGGATACTTTTATGGAAGTTGGAAACGGAAGTGGCACAAGTTTCCACGATTATCAATTCCCGATCCGAATCGACTACATTTTTTGTTCGAAGTCGATCAAGCCAGTCAATTATCAAGTGGACCGCTCCGTAAAAATCTCCGACCACTATCCGGTGATTGCGGAATTTAAAATAGATTAA
- a CDS encoding threonine aldolase family protein produces the protein MKYSFKNDYSEGAHPRILEALVKYNFDQQNGYGLDDYCKTAAQFILDKTKNPHSKVHFVSGGTQANLIVISAFLRPHESVVSAETGHIFTNESGAIEATGHKVHGVLTKDGKLRVDDIQKVIDVHQNIPHQVKQKLVYISNSTEVGTIYSKEELRDLYEFCQSKNLYLFMDGARLGHALTAETNDLTLEDIAQNTDAFYLGGTKNGALIGEAIVINNKNLQEEFGFHLKQKGAMLAKGRLLGTQFQELLKDNLYFELADHANQQAMKLKAAFKEIGCEFLSQTFTNQIFPILENDQIERLSQNFDFYVWKKIDDKKSAIRLITSWATSDDIVNTMIREIRLLK, from the coding sequence ATGAAATATTCTTTCAAAAACGATTATTCCGAAGGTGCGCATCCAAGGATTTTGGAAGCTTTGGTGAAATATAATTTCGATCAGCAAAACGGTTACGGACTCGATGATTACTGCAAAACCGCTGCTCAATTCATCCTTGATAAAACTAAAAACCCACATTCGAAAGTTCATTTCGTTTCGGGTGGAACTCAGGCAAACTTGATCGTGATTTCTGCTTTTCTGCGTCCGCATGAAAGTGTAGTTTCCGCGGAAACGGGTCATATCTTCACCAACGAAAGCGGTGCGATTGAAGCGACAGGACATAAAGTTCACGGTGTTCTTACCAAAGATGGAAAACTGCGCGTTGATGATATTCAAAAAGTAATCGATGTTCACCAAAACATTCCGCATCAGGTGAAGCAGAAGCTGGTCTATATTTCAAACTCTACTGAAGTTGGAACCATTTACTCTAAAGAGGAATTGCGAGATCTGTATGAATTTTGCCAGTCAAAAAACCTATACCTTTTTATGGACGGTGCGAGATTGGGGCATGCATTAACCGCAGAAACCAACGATTTGACTTTAGAAGATATTGCTCAAAATACTGACGCTTTTTATTTAGGAGGAACTAAAAACGGTGCATTAATCGGAGAAGCAATCGTCATTAACAATAAAAATCTACAGGAGGAATTTGGGTTTCACCTCAAACAAAAAGGAGCGATGCTTGCGAAAGGTCGCCTTCTCGGAACTCAGTTTCAAGAATTATTAAAGGACAATTTATATTTTGAATTAGCCGACCACGCCAATCAACAGGCGATGAAATTAAAAGCTGCTTTTAAAGAAATTGGGTGTGAATTTCTTTCGCAGACTTTTACCAACCAGATTTTTCCGATTCTGGAGAACGATCAAATCGAGCGACTCTCCCAAAACTTCGATTTCTACGTCTGGAAAAAAATCGATGATAAAAAGTCGGCGATCCGATTGATTACTTCATGGGCGACAAGCGACGATATTGTCAATACAATGATTAGGGAAATACGCTTGCTTAAGTGA
- a CDS encoding metal-dependent transcriptional regulator, translating to MISLTEENYLKAIFHLINEENSVTINELSKFLNVKMPSVNNMMKKFADKKWVIYESYKPLRITESGKREAALVVRKHRLTEMFLVEKMNFGWENVHKIAEQLEHVHSEIFFDKMDEILNYPKFDPHGEPIPDKDGNIIAQDLQKLSKCEKGDRVTFSSVTSSNDDFLNFLNAKKLELSKTIKVIEIENYDRSMTVEIDGKETILSKTVTEKILVKH from the coding sequence ATGATTTCCTTAACTGAAGAAAACTATCTGAAAGCCATTTTTCATCTCATTAATGAAGAAAATTCGGTCACCATCAACGAACTCAGCAAATTCCTCAATGTAAAAATGCCGAGTGTAAACAATATGATGAAGAAGTTTGCCGACAAAAAATGGGTGATTTACGAAAGCTACAAACCATTGCGAATTACAGAATCGGGGAAAAGGGAAGCCGCTCTTGTTGTACGCAAACACCGTTTAACGGAAATGTTCCTGGTAGAAAAAATGAATTTCGGCTGGGAAAATGTTCACAAAATCGCGGAACAACTTGAGCATGTGCATTCCGAAATTTTCTTCGACAAGATGGATGAAATCTTGAATTATCCGAAGTTTGATCCTCACGGTGAGCCGATTCCCGACAAGGACGGAAATATTATCGCCCAGGATTTGCAGAAGCTCAGCAAGTGTGAAAAGGGAGACCGCGTTACGTTTTCTTCCGTCACGAGTTCGAATGACGACTTCCTGAATTTCTTAAACGCCAAAAAACTTGAACTCAGCAAAACCATCAAAGTGATCGAAATCGAAAACTACGACCGCTCAATGACTGTAGAAATCGACGGAAAGGAAACCATCCTCAGCAAAACTGTTACAGAAAAGATCCTTGTCAAACATTAA